A genomic region of Papaver somniferum cultivar HN1 chromosome 7, ASM357369v1, whole genome shotgun sequence contains the following coding sequences:
- the LOC113299480 gene encoding E3 ubiquitin-protein ligase SHPRH-like isoform X2 — MNGQEIYRKNPNVNDKLVFSSSNTARQVLDKKLERKQNWTSRNPWKKSMMSVMSWLRPEVTTCGDIYAGIEETENMEIDSCMDETVEGSSGCDPRDSTTGFNVAEFYDSIKPSKGEPMLDDELPDLLPTFRPYQRRAANWMVQREKGASGNLNSEDQNQFFRPLCATVCFLDTESKMFYNPFSGNISLHLESSLSYVSGGILAACRLRWLLTSKKSFGFS; from the exons ATGAATG GTCAAGAAATTTATAGAAAAAATCCTAATGTAAATGATAAACTCGTTTTCtccagcagcaatactgcacggCAAGTGCTTGATAAAAAGcttgaaagaaaacaaaattgg ACTTCTAGGAATCCGTGGAAAAAGAGTATGATGAGTGTTATGTCTTGGTTAAGACCTGAAGTTACGACTTGTGGAGATATTTATGCTGGTATTGAGGAAACTGAGAATATGGAGATCGATTCTTGTATGGACGAGACAGTAGAAGGGAGTAGTGGATGTGATCCAAGAGATAGTACTACTGGATTCAATGTTGCAGAGTTCTATGATTCAATCAAACCATCCAA GGGAGAGCCAATGCTAGATGATGAACTCCCTGACTTGCTTCCTACATTTAGACCTTACCAACGTCGTGCAGCTAATTGGATGGTTCAAAGAGAGAAAGGAGCTTCAGGAAATTTGAATTCTGaggatcaaaatcaattttttaggCCGCTCTGTGCAACTGTTTGTTTCCTCGATACAGAGTCAAAAATGTTTTATAATCCGTTCAG TGGAAATATTTCATTGCATCTAGAATCATCATTGTCGTACGTCTCTGGCGGGATTCTTGCTG CATGCAGACTGCGTTGGTTACTCACCAGTAAGAAGTCCTTCGGATTCTCATGA
- the LOC113299480 gene encoding E3 ubiquitin-protein ligase SHPRH-like isoform X1, producing the protein MNGQEIYRKNPNVNDKLVFSSSNTARQVLDKKLERKQNWTSRNPWKKSMMSVMSWLRPEVTTCGDIYAGIEETENMEIDSCMDETVEGSSGCDPRDSTTGFNVAEFYDSIKPSKGEPMLDDELPDLLPTFRPYQRRAANWMVQREKGASGNLNSEDQNQFFRPLCATVCFLDTESKMFYNPFSGNISLHLESSLSYVSGGILADEMGLGKTVELLACIFCSSQTNI; encoded by the exons ATGAATG GTCAAGAAATTTATAGAAAAAATCCTAATGTAAATGATAAACTCGTTTTCtccagcagcaatactgcacggCAAGTGCTTGATAAAAAGcttgaaagaaaacaaaattgg ACTTCTAGGAATCCGTGGAAAAAGAGTATGATGAGTGTTATGTCTTGGTTAAGACCTGAAGTTACGACTTGTGGAGATATTTATGCTGGTATTGAGGAAACTGAGAATATGGAGATCGATTCTTGTATGGACGAGACAGTAGAAGGGAGTAGTGGATGTGATCCAAGAGATAGTACTACTGGATTCAATGTTGCAGAGTTCTATGATTCAATCAAACCATCCAA GGGAGAGCCAATGCTAGATGATGAACTCCCTGACTTGCTTCCTACATTTAGACCTTACCAACGTCGTGCAGCTAATTGGATGGTTCAAAGAGAGAAAGGAGCTTCAGGAAATTTGAATTCTGaggatcaaaatcaattttttaggCCGCTCTGTGCAACTGTTTGTTTCCTCGATACAGAGTCAAAAATGTTTTATAATCCGTTCAG TGGAAATATTTCATTGCATCTAGAATCATCATTGTCGTACGTCTCTGGCGGGATTCTTGCTG ATGAGATGGGCCTGGGAAAAACTGTCGAACTGCTCGCTTGCATCTTTTGCTCATCGCAGACCAACATCTGA